From a region of the Nitrospirota bacterium genome:
- a CDS encoding branched-chain amino acid ABC transporter substrate-binding protein, translating into MRKSFLVSIFVILTAITACKPKEDVIRIGIAGPMTGPQAKMGADFRNGVEIAVQEWNQKDGVLGKRIVIEVGDDQADPKQAVSVANRLVNRGVVGIIGHFNSSCSIPASDVYGRAGIPMISPASTNPLLTERGMRGVFRVCGRDDQQGMIAALFVKKKLKVKSVAIIHDKTTYGQGLADEFKKSLGSDIKTVYYGGIVQGDKDFKMVLTAIKDKNPELIYFGGIYPEAGLLVRQARELGIETPFMSGDGTIDKKFVEIAGKDAAEGTFLTFSPDPKNIPTAKTFMQTYKMRFGDIGPYSIYAYDAINILLTAIKEANTIDTKAVIEKLHSLEFEGGLGRIKFDEKGDVVNAPYVIWITKSGEFVEFWKP; encoded by the coding sequence ATGAGGAAAAGCTTTTTAGTATCAATATTCGTTATCCTAACAGCCATTACTGCATGTAAGCCAAAGGAAGATGTTATAAGAATCGGCATTGCAGGGCCAATGACAGGTCCTCAGGCAAAGATGGGAGCTGACTTTAGAAACGGCGTTGAGATTGCAGTTCAGGAGTGGAATCAAAAAGACGGGGTGTTAGGCAAAAGGATTGTCATAGAGGTCGGCGATGACCAAGCAGACCCAAAGCAAGCGGTCTCTGTTGCAAACAGGCTTGTTAACCGCGGTGTTGTCGGCATCATAGGGCACTTTAACTCAAGCTGTTCGATTCCAGCCTCTGATGTCTATGGGAGGGCAGGCATCCCTATGATAAGCCCTGCATCCACAAACCCCCTGCTTACAGAAAGGGGTATGAGAGGCGTCTTCAGGGTCTGCGGAAGGGATGACCAGCAGGGAATGATTGCCGCTCTTTTCGTAAAGAAAAAGCTGAAAGTGAAATCCGTTGCCATAATCCATGACAAGACAACCTATGGACAGGGACTTGCAGATGAATTCAAGAAATCCTTAGGCAGTGATATAAAGACTGTTTACTACGGAGGCATTGTTCAGGGCGATAAGGACTTCAAGATGGTGCTTACTGCCATTAAGGACAAAAATCCCGAGCTGATTTACTTTGGAGGCATATACCCTGAGGCAGGTCTCCTCGTAAGACAGGCAAGAGAGCTTGGCATCGAAACCCCCTTTATGAGCGGAGATGGAACGATAGACAAGAAGTTTGTTGAAATAGCAGGCAAAGATGCCGCAGAAGGCACATTCCTTACATTCAGCCCTGACCCAAAGAACATACCCACTGCAAAGACATTCATGCAGACTTATAAGATGAGATTCGGAGACATCGGGCCTTACTCCATTTATGCATACGATGCGATAAACATACTCCTTACTGCAATTAAGGAGGCAAACACAATAGACACTAAGGCTGTCATAGAGAAACTCCATAGCCTTGAGTTTGAAGGCGGCCTTGGCAGGATTAAATTCGATGAAAAGGGCGATGTGGTTAATGCACCTTATGTCATCTGGATTACAAAAAGCGGCGAGTTTGTGGAGTTCTGGAAACCCTAA
- the mqnB gene encoding futalosine hydrolase, producing the protein MRWGLISAVPFEANLLIKRLCLKQPPKSDLLGLFIGNNVLYISSGIGAVNTGHATTLLIKEFLPQAVIAFGIGGAYPSSGLKIGDIAVAEKEIYADTGVLLKNGFHGLNTIGIPLIKKGKKKYFNEFPLDTKLIKKAMRVLPTVHKGVFLTVSTSTGTLKRANELSRKCNAICENMEGASVAHICTMYGIPLLELRGISNMVEDRDLRKWDKALASRRCQEAVLKIISLI; encoded by the coding sequence ATGCGTTGGGGACTTATCAGTGCAGTGCCCTTTGAAGCCAATCTCCTGATAAAAAGGCTCTGCCTGAAGCAACCCCCTAAGTCCGACCTCTTGGGCTTGTTCATTGGCAATAATGTCTTATATATCTCCTCAGGCATAGGTGCTGTAAATACAGGACATGCAACTACCCTGCTTATAAAGGAGTTTTTACCTCAGGCTGTTATTGCCTTTGGCATTGGTGGTGCATATCCATCATCAGGCTTAAAAATAGGTGACATTGCAGTGGCTGAAAAGGAGATATATGCTGACACAGGAGTACTCTTAAAAAATGGATTTCACGGTCTAAATACCATCGGGATACCACTGATTAAAAAAGGCAAAAAAAAATACTTCAACGAATTTCCTCTTGACACTAAACTGATTAAAAAAGCTATGAGGGTGCTACCAACTGTGCATAAGGGCGTATTTCTTACCGTATCTACCTCTACAGGCACATTAAAAAGGGCAAATGAGCTGAGCAGAAAATGTAATGCCATATGCGAGAATATGGAAGGCGCCTCTGTCGCACATATATGCACTATGTATGGCATACCGCTTCTTGAGCTAAGGGGCATAAGCAATATGGTTGAAGACAGGGATTTAAGAAAATGGGACAAAGCCCTTGCCTCAAGGAGATGTCAGGAGGCAGTGCTAAAGATAATAAGCCTGATTTAG